In one window of Helianthus annuus cultivar XRQ/B chromosome 17, HanXRQr2.0-SUNRISE, whole genome shotgun sequence DNA:
- the LOC110921473 gene encoding cellulose synthase-like protein D3, whose amino-acid sequence MSSRSPKAVELQQGRGAIPPQVTFARRTSSGRYVNYSREDLDSEIGSGEFMNYTVHIPPTPDNQPMDPSISQRVEEQYVSSSLFTGGFNSVTRAHLMDKVIDSETTHPQMAGAKGSSCQIPGCDGIVMSDERGVDILPCECDFKICRDCYVDAVRTGDGICPGCKEPYKQTDLDKNTVDPRQHLSLPSNTLNSKMERRLSSKMERRLSLMKSTKSALVRSQTGDFDHNRWLFETNGTYGYGNAFWPKDEGISEDRTGVSGAEQLELLNKPWRPLTRKLKIPAAVISPYRLLALIRMVVLGLFLHWRITHPNEDAIWLWFMSVICEVWFAFSWLLDQLPKLAPVNRATDLNVLKEKFETPSPNNPSGKSDLPGVDVFVSTADPEKEPPLVTANTILSILAADYPVDKLSCYVSDDGGALLTFEAMAEAASFANIWVPFCRKHAIEPRNPESYFSLKKDPFKNKVRQDFVRDRRRVKREYDEFKVRINGLPDSIRRRSDAYNAREEIKAMKLQKETVGDELLQPVKIPKATWMADATHWPGTWMIPSPEHSKGDHAGIIQVMLKPPSDELLNGTDDEAHPLDFSEVDIRLPLLVYVSREKRPGYDHNKKAGAMNALVRASAIMSNGPFMLNLDCDHYIYNSQAIREGMCFMMDRGGDRICYVQFPQRFEGIDPSDRYANHNTVFFDGNMRALDGLQGPVYVGTGTLFRRTALYGFDPPRSKEYHSGCCSCCFTRRKKSSGSVASAPDEHRALRMGDSDDDEMNLSSFPKKFGNSNLLIDTIPIAEFQGRPLADHPAVKNGRPPGALTIPRELLDASTVAEAISVISCWYEDKTEWGNRVGWIYGSVTEDVVTGYRMHNRGWRSIYCVTKRDAFRGTAPINLTDRLHQVLRWATGSVEIFFSKNNALLASSRMKFLQRIAYLNVGIYPFTSIFLIVYCFLPALSLFSGQFIVQSLDVTFLVYLLSITITLCMLAVLEIKWSGIELEEWWRNEQFWLIGGTSAHLAAVLQGLLKVVAGIEISFTLTSKSGGDDNDDEFADLYIIKWTSLMIPPIVIMMTNLIAIAVGVSRTIYSAIPQWSRLLGGVFFSFWVLAHLYPFAKGLMGRRGRTPTIVFVWSGLIAITISLLWVAINPPAGASEIGGSFQFP is encoded by the exons ATGTCTTCAAGATCGCCGAAAGCGGTAGAGCTACAACAGGGACGCGGTGCGATTCCTCCACAGGTGACTTTTGCGAGAAGGACCTCGTCGGGCCGATACGTAAACTATTCAAGAGAAGATCTCGATAGCGAAATTGGCAGCGGTGAATTCATGAACTACACAGTCCATATACCGCCCACACCCGATAATCAACCGATGGACCCATCGATTTCACAAAGGGTAGAGGAACAATACGTCTCAAGTTCACTTTTCACAGGTGGGTTCAACAGTGTAACACGGGCCCACTTGATGGACAAAGTGATCGATTCCGAAACTACTCATCCTCAAATGGCTGGTGCGAAAGGGTCTTCGTGTCAAATACCGGGATGCGATGGAATTGTGATGAGTGACGAGCGGGGTGTCGATATCCTTCCTTGCGAATGTGATTTCAAAATATGTCGGGATTGTTATGTTGATGCTGTGAGAACCGGTGACGGGATCTGCCCGGGATGTAAAGAGCCGTATAAACAAACCGATCTCGATAAAAACACCGTTGACCCCCGACAACATTTATCTCTCCCGTCAAACACTCTGAATTCTAAGATGGAGCGAAGGCTGTCATCAAAGATGGAGAGGAGGTTGTCGTTAATGAAGTCAACTAAGTCAGCTTTGGTTAGGAGCCAAACGGGTGATTTCGATCATAACCGTTGGTTATTTGAGACCAACggaacctacggttatggcaatGCGTTTTGGCCGAAAGACGAAGGAATAAGCGAGGATAGAACAGGCGTAAGTGGGGCCGAACAACTGGAACTTCTTAACAAACCTTGGCGGCCTCTTACTCGCAAACTGAAGATACCTGCTGCTGTTATAAGTCCTTATCG GCTtctagcattgattcggatggtcGTTCTTGGATTATTCCTTCATTGGAGAATCACTCACCCGAATGAAGACGCGATATGGCTGTGGTTTATGTCGGTTATCTGCGAAGTTTGGTTTGCGTTTTCTTGGCTGCTTGACCAACTTCCGAAACTCGCGCCCGTTAACCGTGCAACGGATTTAaatgttttaaaagaaaaattcgaAACCCCGAGCCCGAATAACCCGTCGGGAAAATCTGATCTTCCTGGGGTAGACGTATTCGTTTCTACAGCAGATCCCGAAAAAGAGCCACCGTTAGTTACCGCAAACACCATTTTGTCGATTCTCGCTGCTGATTACCCTGTTGATAAGTTATCGTGTTATGTTTCTGATGACGGTGGGGCCCTTTTAACGTTTGAAGCCATGGCGGAAGCTGCAAGTTTTGCCAACATATGGGTCCCGTTTTGTCGGAAGCATGCTATTGAGCCGAGAAATCCCGAGTCTTATTTTAGTTTGAAAAAAGATCCGTTTAAGAATAAGGTGAGACAGGACTTTGTGAGGGATCGCAGGCGAGTTAAACGGGAGTATGATGAGTTTAAGGTGAGGATTAACGGGCTTCCAGATTCCATTAGGAGACGTTCGGATGCTTATAACGCTAGAGAAGAAATCAAAGCCATGAAACTTCAAAAAGAAACTGTTGGTGATGAACTTTTGCAGCCCGTTAAGATCCCGAAAGCAACATGGATGGCTGATGCTACTCATTGGCCCGGTACCTGGATGATTCCGTCTCCCGAACACTCAAAGGGTGATCATGCAGGCATCATACAG GTGATGCTGAAACCACCGAGTGATGAACTGTTGAATGGCACAGATGACGAGGCGCATCCGCTTGATTTCAGTGAAGTTGATATTCGACTTCCTCTTTTGGTCTACGTTTCTCGTGAAAAACGACCGGGCTATGATCATAACAAAAAGGCTGGAGCCATGAATGCACTGGTTCGGGCCTCGGCCATCATGTCTAACGGCCCGTTCATGCTTAACCTCGACTGTGATCATTATATATACAACTCTCAAGCCATACGAGAAGGGATGTGTTTCATGATGGACCGAGGTGGGGACCGCATCTGTTACGTACAGTTCCCACAAAGGTTTGAAGGTATCGATCCTTCCGATCGTTATGCCAATCACAACACTGTTTTCTTTGACGGAAACATGCGGGCGCTCGACGGTCTTCAAGGCCCGGTTTATGTTGGGACTGGAACGTTATTTCGTAGAACTGCGCTTTACGGGTTTGACCCGCCCCGGTCAAAGGAATACCATTCGGGCTGTTGCAGCTGTTGTTTTACTCGGCGCAAGAAAAGCTCCGGTTCGGTTGCTTCTGCACCGGATGAACACCGAGCTTTGAGAATGGGAGATTCGGATGACGATGAAATGAATCTTTCCTCGTTCCCGAAAAAGTTTGGTAATTCGAATTTGTTGATAGACACAATCCCGATAGCAGAGTTCCAAGGCCGACCGCTTGCTGACCACCCTGCGGTTAAAAACGGTCGACCACCCGGTGCACTCACGATTCCTAGAGAACTTCTAGATGCATCTACTGTTGCCGAAGCGATTAGCGTGATTTCGTGCTGGTATGAAGATAAAACCGAATGGGGAAACCGGGTTGGATGGATTTACGGATCGGTAACTGAAGATGTGGTTACGGGCTACCGTATGCATAACCGCGGATGGAGATCGATTTATTGCGTGACCAAACGAGACGCTTTCCGTGGGACCGCCCCAATTAACCTGACGGATCGTCTCCACCAGGTGCTCCGGTGGGCCACCGGATCAGTCgaaatctttttctcaaaaaACAACGCACTTTTAGCCAGTTCGAGAATGAAGTTTCTTCAACGAATCGCTTATCTTAACGTCGGGATTTACCCGTTCACCTCCATCTTTTTAATCGTTTACTGCTTTCTCCCAGCTCTTTCGCTTTTCTCCGGTCAGTTCATTGTTCAGAGCCTCGATGTCACATTTCTCGTCTACCTTCTTTCGATTACGATAACGCTTTGCATGCTGGCGGTTCTCGAGATCAAATGGTCGGGTATCGAGTTAGAAGAATGGTGGAGAAATGAACAGTTTTGGCTCATTGGCGGTACCAGTGCTCATCTCGCTGCTGTTCTTCAAGGTCTTCTTAAAGTGGTGGCTGGAATCGAGATCTCGTTTACTCTAACGTCAAAATCTGGCGGTGATGATAACGACGATGAATTCGCTGATCTTTACATCATAAAATGGACGTCTTTGATGATACCACCGATTGTGATTATGATGACGAATCTTATCGCTATAGCAGTCGGGGTGAGTAGAACGATCTACAGTGCTATACCGCAGTGGAGCCGACTATTGGGTGGGGTGTTCTTTAGCTTTTGGGTGTTGGCCCATTTGTATCCGTTTGCGAAGGGGTTGATGGGCCGAAGAGGGAGGACACCGACGATTGTGTTTGTTTGGTCCGGGCTGATTGCGATCACGATTTCGCTTCTTTGGGTTGCGATTAATCCGCCTGCGGGTGCTAGTGAAATTGGAGGGTCTTTCCAGTTCCCTTGA
- the LOC110920671 gene encoding heat shock factor protein HSF8 has product MEPRTHSNGTATASDGASAAVPPPAPPPMSSVNAPPPFLVKTYDMVDDPATDKVVSWSATNNSFVVWDPPEFARDLLPKYFKHNNFSSFVRQLNTYGFRKVDPDRWEFANEGFLRGQKHLLKTIVRRKSTSGHPQPPQQTHQQTSSVGACVEVGKFGLEEEVERLKRDKNVLMQELVRLRQQQQSTDSQMQSMVQRLQGMEQRQQQMMSFLAKAVNSPGFLAHFVQQQNESTRLITEGNKKRRYKEDEVISNEHSSDGRIVRYQPKMNDAAQAMLKQIMKLDNTSRLNPFSSGVTLQDVTPPASGQSYLPAVTDVLSAPLEANSGVVAADHFPDTSPILDSQDLSDVSELSQLQEMMTDVNISSDSYMNAEAQNQALMDEKLALDIGSFSPDADVEWDSNLLTEMEKYLTAYDPSWEQFLEQKPEGDANDEMDSGTVAVDDNMTEGSESKLSETEFVSSNTKKS; this is encoded by the exons ATGGAGCCTCGTACTCACAGCAACGGTACCGCCACCGCATCCGACGGCGCCAGCGCCGCCGTTCCGCCGCCTGCACCGCCGCCGATGTCCAGTGTCAATGCTCCGCCACCGTTCTTAGTGAAAACTTACGATATGGTTGATGATCCGGCCACCGATAAGGTTGTTTCGTGGAGTGCTACGAATAATAGCTTCGTTGTGTGGGATCCACCGGAGTTTGCTAGAGATCTCTTGCCGAAATACTTTAAGCATAATAATTTCTCCAGCTTTGTTCGCCAGCTCAATACTTAT GGATTTAGAAAAGTCGATCCCGATCGCTGGGAATTCGCCAACGAGGGATTTCTGCGCGGTCAAAAACACTTATTAAAAACTATAGTCAGGCGAAAATCAACTTCAGGACACCCGCAACCGCCTCAACAAACTCATCAACAAACATCCTCAGTTGGTGCATGTGTTGAAGTTGGAAAATTTGGTCTAGAAGAAGAAGTTGAGAGACTAAAACGAGACAAAAACGTTCTAATGCAAGAACTCGTGAGGTTACGACAGCAGCAACAATCAACAGATAGTCAAATGCAGTCAATGGTTCAACGTCTTCAGGGAATGGAACAACGACAGCAACAAATGATGTCGTTTTTAGCAAAAGCGGTTAACAGCCCCGGGTTTTTGGCTCACTTTGTACAACAGCAAAACGAAAGCACTCGTCTCATTACAGAAGGGAATAAAAAACGAAGGTATAAAGAAGACGAAGTTATTTCAAACGAACATTCTTCCGATGGAAGGATTGTTAGATACCAACCCAAGATGAATGATGCTGCACAAGCAATGCTTAAACAAATCATGAAACTCGATAATACGTCACGTTTAAATCCTTTTAGTTCGGGAGTTACTCTTCAAGATGTCACGCCACCAGCTTCGGGTCAATCATATTTACCAGCAGTGACGGATGTACTTTCGGCACCTCTAGAAGCGAATTCCGGAGTGGTCGCAGCAGATCATTTCCCGGATACAAGCCCGATACTCGACAGTCAAGATTTGTCCGATGTGTCCGAGCTCTCACAGTTGCAAGAAATGATGACAGACGTCAACATATCCAGTGACAGTTACATGAACGCCGAAGCACAGAATCAAGCACTGATGGATGAAAAACTTGCGTTAGATATAGGGAGTTTTTCTCCTGATGCTGACGTGGAATGGGATAGTAATTTGCTGACGGAAATGGAGAAATATCTGACCGCATATGACCCGTCTTGGGAGCAGTTTCTTGAACAGAAACCAGAGGGCGATGCGAATGATGAAATGGACTCAGGGACCGTGGCTGTGGATGATAATATGACGGAGGGAAGTGAAAGCAAGCTGTCGGAAACCGAGTTTGTTTCTTCAAATACGAAAAAAAGTTGA